A segment of the Methanoculleus sp. SDB genome:
ATGGAGAAAGCACCGACGGTCGCTTCGTGAGCCGGCGGACTGATTCAGTGAAGAGGGGGAGTTTTCGCCAGTTTGTGACAGACGATATCCATAATGCCGTTTTTGACCGAGATTTCACTTTGTGATGCGTCAACCCGGCACGGCAGATCAATCGTGATCCTGTCGTCTTCAAAGTAGAGATGGATACTATCTTCTTCGATCTCCGCATAGGGCGCCATATCGGTATCGGCGGGCAGTTCGATCGTCACATAGACGGTTTCGGGCCCTTCAACCGTTTCGAAATTAATATCATCCACCCCCTGGTCATCTATCTGGAAAAAGCGAGGTTCCCCGCCGGATCCGGTGATGATGGTACATCCGACAAAGCGTGCATTCTCGTCACGCGCAAGGCTGCTGAAGAGATCTTCAAGTACTCTTGCAAGATCCCTGAAGACATCGTCGTATGGATTTTTTGCCATGTTATTCACACAACCGGTATCGACCGTTTTCCCTCGTGACGATCCCCCGTTCCATAAGGTTCGCGAGGTGTTTCTGCAATTCTTCGCCTGAAACGCCGGTTATCTCTTTGATTTCGGAGATGTCGGGATTATATCCGGAAAGAACAACGATGAGATTGATTTCCATATCACTCCGGATAATATCCTGTCCGCTTGCTGCGAGTTCATGAATCGCCTGTTCGATATCCTGTTCAAGATACTCAAGATTGCTGATTAATGTTTCCCGTAGCTTCATCATTCGCCGGAGCGATCCGATTGTAGAGGAAAACCGCGTTCGGGTGTCCTGATGCTCAAGGATTACCGGCATTTTCTGCTGGTTAAGCTGGATAACAACATTAAAATCCTGCAGCAGGTGGTAGTACTTTCGTCTGCGTTCGTCGCTGCGTGATGCAAGTATATGCTCGCGTTCCATCAGCTGAAGATGCTCAATCACCGCCTTGGGGCTTATCATCAGCCGCTCTGAAATTTCCGTCACAAAACAGGGCTTCTGACGCAGTAGTTGAATGATCCGCCTTCTGTTCCTGTTGCCCAGGATATCCAGAAAGTGCGAAACATCGTCGCCATCCAGCATATTTACTTTATGTTAGTGCTAAAATTATATAAATATTGGGTGTTATTCGAAGAGGCGGTAATTCGGCGCTTCGTCAGTGATAAGTATGTTATGGGGGTGGCTTTCCGAATACCCGGCAGATGTAATGCGGATGAACCGCGCTTTTGCCTTCATATCCCTGACAGTGGCGGACCCTGTATATCCCATGGCAGATTTCAGTCCGCCGATGAGCTGGTAAATTACGTCGGATACGTTCCCGACATACGGGGTTGCTCCCTCGACACCTTCCGGCACAAATTTCGTTAATCCAATGTCTTTTTTCTGGAAATAACGATCACTTGACTCTCCGCCGCTCATGACGCCGAGTGATCCCATTCCACGATACTGCTTGTACCGTCGTCCCTTGATGGCAATCACCCGTCCGGGCGACTCATCGGTGCCGGCAAAGAGGCTGCCCATCATTACGCTGTCGGCACCTGCGGCGATTGCCTTGGCAATATCGCCCGAGAACCTGATCCCCCCGTCGGCAATAACCGGGACGTCTGCCGGGGAAGCGACGTCCGCTACCTGCGAGATTGCCGTGATCTGCGGAACACCGACGCCCGCGACGATGCGGGTCGTGCAGATTGATCCCGGACCGATTCCGACCTTCAGGCCGTCCACATCGGAGACCAGCGCCTCTGCTGCGCGCGCCGTTGCGATATTTCCTGCGATAACATCCGCGTGTGCACTCGCCTTGATCTCCTTGACGGCCCTGACAACGTTCATATTGTGACCGTGTGCACAGTCGACCACGAGAGCATCAACCCCGTTCTCGTCGAGCAGCATCGCCCTGCTGAAATCGAACGGACCGACGGCAGCAGCGACGCGAAGGTTGCCGTTCGCATCACGGTTACCATGGGGGTACTGATGGCGCTCGAGGATATCCTGCATGGTAATGATGCCGATAAGCTTTCCGGTGTCATTTGTCACGGGCAGGCGTTCCACCTTGTTCGTATACATCACTTCGAGCGCGCGTTCCATCGTGATGTCTTCACTGACCGTGATGGGTTCCTTCGTCATCACCGTCCGGATATTATCGCTACCCCGGCGTGAGATAATCGCCCGCAGGTCCCTCCTGCTGACGATGCCGATAACCGTATCGTCCTGCATCACCGGTACGCCACTGATACCGTGGACATTCATCATCCGGTCCACGTCGGCCACGGTCGCCTCCGTGTCCACTGTCAGTACGTCGCGTTCTATGATATCCTCTGCCTGTTTGACGAGAGTCACTTCCTCCACTTCGCGTTCCGGCGTCATGTTCCGGTGGATGACTCCGATGCCGCCTTCCCGTGCCAGTGCTATTGCCATGGCTGATTCGGTGACGGTATCCATCGCTGACGATACAAGGGGCATATTGAGGGAGATGTTCCGGGAAAAGCGTGATTCGACGTTTGCTTCACTCGGTTCGATATACGATTCAGCGGGCAGAAGAAGCACATCATCGAACGTGAGTGCCAGGGGCATGTCGAGTTTTTCACGGTACATATTTCACCTGATCATCTGAACTGCTCTATCCACGAGATCCTGCCTGATGACAGAAGAGCGGTCTCCGCCGCACACCATCCCGCGTACGCCAATGATATCGGGGTCAATGCGTTTAAGGGCTTCGAGATCCTCGAAGCGGAGCGAACCCGCAAGGGCGGTTTTTAATCCCGCTTCATGGCTCACGTCGTTAAAGGCGCGGAGGTCATCCTCTGTCATATAGTCAAAGAGGCTTTTTCCATCCTTTATTCCCGTGTCAATCATCGCGATGTCTGCTCCGGCACCTGCCGCAAGCGGAATTATCTCAAAGGGAGAAATCGTGCTCAGGCGTTTATAATCCGCGTACGCGGCAATGACGACATATTTTTCCGGGTAGTCATCCTTGACAGCCCGGACGACTCCCCCGATTAATTCCCGCGCTTCTTCGGTCCCGGAAAATTTCAGGCCGACTTTAATATAATCGGCCCCTGCGCCGGCGGCCCCGAGTGCGGTGAGTGCCGCACCTCCCGGAAGAAAGGAAAAATCGCCGATTGCGGCGCTGACGGGTTTATCAGTAAGACTTTTTATCGCCTTGATCACCCAGGGAAAATTCGCTCCCAGAGACCCCTCGGAGGGTTTTTTGACATCAATAATATCAGCAGCAAGAGCATTTCGAGCTTCTTCCACACTACTTGGGCTGACCAATAATTCCATACTTATTTTTGATCATTTCTCCTAATAGTGATTGCGTTAAAAACATGAAAATTATTCTGGCTGTCGATCTGCTCGGCGGAAAGGTTGTACACGGGGCGAAAGGAAATCGGGATACGTACCGCCCTCTTGACTGGGGCTGTGCCTCCACCGCTGACCCTTCCGGGTATGTTGAAGAGATCGCACCGATGTACCTCTATATTGCGGATCTCGACCGCATCACCGGTGCCGGTGACAACGAGAGGCATGTACGGGCATGCGCACGCCGTGTAACTACCTGCTGGCTTGATCGCGGATGCCGATCGCCCGCGGATATGCTCATTGCCGACCGCGTGATCAACGTCATCGGAACGGAAACGGCCGGGCGCGATCTCTCCCTGTATCCGGGAGGGGTGCTGAGTCTGGATTGCAGGGACGGCCGGGTGATTCCCGGAGGGGAAGATCCGGTTGCGCTTCTTCGTGCTGCGGCAGTCTGGCCGTTTTCAGGGTGTATTATCCTTAATCTCGGTTCTGTGGGGACCGGAAACGGAATTCCACCCGCTGATTTTCTGGATGCGCTCCGGAATGCCTATGAAGGCCCTCTTTTCTACGGCGGGGGTGTCGCGGAGATGAAGGATCTGAGAGTACTTGACGAGGCTGGATTCGATGCGGCAATCATTGCCACCGCCCTTCACCGGGGGCATATCCCGGTAGACCTGATCCGGAGGGGAGTGCTCTGCTGATTACCATCGAGGGCATCGACGGGAGCGGCAAGTCCTCCCTGCTATCCGCCCTAAAAGAAGACCTCAGGGATCTGTCCCCCCTGTTTACGCGCGAGCCGGGTGCCACCTGGATCGGTGAGCAGGTCAGGCGCGCCATCGCCGAGCATATCGATCCTGTTGCCGAAGCACTGCTGTTCGCTGCGGATCATGCCGCCCATCTCTCGACCGTCATCCGCCCCGCTCTGCGGGAGGGGCGGCTGGTCATCTCGGACCGGTTTACCGATTCGCGATATGCCTATCAGGCCGTCACACTGGAAGGGATTCTTGCCGATCCGCACGACTGGATCGCTGCCGTGCACTCGGGATGGAGTGTCCGCCCGGACAGAACGTTTCTGCTGGTGCTGCCGGTAGAGGAGGCGGTGAAGCGGCTGTCGGGCGACTCACTGGAGCACTTCGAGCGTGCTGAGGTGCTGGAAAAGGTGCAGGCGCAGTATTTCGCCCTTGTGGACGCGGATCCGGAGCGGTTCGTCCTGATCGATGCTTTAAAGGATAAAAATGAGATTGCCGGATTTGTCGCCGGTGAGATCAGGAACTGTGCCGGACCGTCACGATCACACCGTCCCCGAGTGTGAGAACATCGACCTCCTCACCCTCGAGCATAAAGGTAAATTTCGGTGAAAATGCATTTTCCGGCAGTGCCAGTTCCTCGCCGTCCATAGCAATCGTGCGGGGCGGATTGAGGATACTGTCGGGAGGCAGCGCTTTAACCGCATCCATCACCGCCTTTGCCTTTTTCCTGAATGCCGGCCCGATAACGGACATATCGAAATCGATACCCGTAACCACCCGCTCCAGTTTCGGCTCCTCGTGTTTCCACAGAACCGTGGCATTCAGTGCACGGCCGGCATCGCCTGCGTCATCGATGTGCCCCGGTGCATATACCGTAACAGCCCCCATCGGGGCATTCAGGGCGAGGCCGCCGTCATGCTTGTACCGCCGCACCTCCGCGACGACCTTCACGAGCAGGTCACCTGCAGGACCGGCGTCGGGATCAGAGTATGAAAAATCAACCCATGGCTGGTTGTGAACGCTTCCTTTCCCGAAATACTGGTAGCATTCTTCCGCAAAGTACGGGGCAATCGGAGCAAGCATCCTGCACAGCGCATCAAGGGCAATCCATAATGCCTCCGTTGCACTGGTACGACTCGGGTCGTCCGTATAGAGCCGTCCTTTCACCAGCTCGATATAATCGTCCGCGATGACGTTCCACGCGAATTCACGAATCGTACGAAGTGCCCGGTCAAACTGGAACCGGTCCATCGCATCGGTGACGTCACGGATCGTATCGGAGAGGCGGCACAACATCCAGCGATCCGCGAGTTCGGTCACGGTGCCGGTCTCCCCCGTCTCGGTGCCGAGCTGGCCGAGAACGAACCGCGATATATTCCAGATCTTTGTCTGGAACCGTGATGCTGCAATCACATCGTTCCAGCTGAAGGTAATATCGGAGCCGGTCGACGCTCCTCCGGCACTCCACTGGCGGAATGCATCGGCTCCATGGTCATTCAGGATTTCTTCGGGGGCGATGATGTTTCCCCTGCTCTTGCTCATCTTAAAACCGTCATCACCAAGCACCATGCCGTTGATAAGGATGTCATTCCACGGGTAGCTGCCGGTAAGGGCTACGGATCTGAGAATCGTGTAAAACGCCCATGTCCTGATGATATCGTGGCCCTGTGGACGCAACTGGGCGGGAAAAATATCCGGCATCCCTGTTCCGTTCCATCCGGTGATGTTGAGTACTGAAATCGAGGAGTCCATCCAGGTATCAAGCACATCCTCTTCACCCCTCACCTCTGAGGACCCGCACGCGGGGCAGGGGTCACGCGGTTTATCTGAGACCGGATCGACGGGCAAAGCGTTCTCCGCGGGCAGGATCATCGTGCCGCAGTCGGCGCAAAACCAGACAGGGATGGGTGTCGCGAAGATTCGCTGGCGCGAAATACACCAATCCCATTCCATCTGCCGCACCCAGTTTTCGAGCCGGATGAACATGTGTTCGGGAATCCATGAGATTTTCCCTGCCGCTTCAAGAATAGCCTCCGGCTCGATGCGGACGAACCACTGGCGCTCACTGAGGATTTCAATGGGTGTCTTGCATCGCCAGCAGGTTCCTACCCTCTGGTTGAGATCCTCCTGCCGGAGAAGAATGCCCTGTTCCTTCATATCGGCAAGAATCCGTTCCCTGCAGTCGTTTGCAGTCATCCCGGTGTAGGGTGCTGCCGTTGCGGTCATCTTCCCCTGCCGGTCGATTGCCTTCCTGAGTTCGAGATCGTGCTGTTTCCACCAGTGTACATCCTGCTTATCACCGAATGTGCAGATCATGACCGCCCCGCTGCCGAATGAGGGGTCCACCGCATCATCGGCGATTACCGGTACGTCATGGCTGAAAAGAGGGACCTTCAGCCGTTTCCCCCGAAGACCGGTGTACCGTTTGTCATCCGGGTGAACCGCGACCGCAACGCAGGCTGCGAGCAGTTCCGGCCGGGATGTTGCAATCTCCACGCCGTCGAATGAAAAATAATTCAGTTTCGTGTCTCGTTCCTCATACGAGACTTCTGCAAATGCGATTGCCGTTTCGCACCGTGTGCAGAAGTTTACCGGATGCTCACTCTGGTATATCTTACCGTCCCGGAGCATGCGCAGGAAGGAGAGCTGCGTTTTTTTATAATACGCCGGGAGCATGGTGATGTACTCGTTACTCCAGTCGATCGAGAAGGCGCACCGCCGCATGGTTGTCCGCATTTTTTCGATGTTCTGCAGCGTGAGTTCGCGGCACATCTCCCTGAAACGGTCACGCGGCACGTCGTTTTTTGTAATGCCGTGGATCTCTTCGACTTTTACTTCCGTAGGTAATCCATGACAGTCCCATCCCTGCGGAAACATCACGTTGAATCCCCGCATGCGTTTGTATCGCGCGATAAAATCGATATAACACCAGTTGAACGCATTGCCGATATGGAAGTTGCCGGTGGGGTACGGCGGCGGCGTATCGATGATATACGGCGGTTTGGCGGATGCGGGATCAAAATAATTGTCTTCATCCCTCCATGCCGCCTGCCATCGCGGTTCGACCTCGGAAAAATTGAAATGTTTTGGAATATCTTTTGGTTGGGGCATTTCGCAATTATTGTCTCTGGAATAAAATATAGTGATCGTATCCGAACATGCACTGATGCGTTTTTACGACCAGAATGCAATTAAAGGTTCATTACCCACCTATATTTGAAATGGCTGAAGGGGTGCGTATATGGCTGGCGGCGCTTCTGACTGCGGTCAGTATCGCAGTTGCTCCTCTGCTACATCCTCCGTGGATTCTCGGCCTTCTGACGATTCTCTTCAGCGGCGTCCTCTTCACAATTCGCAGTACGCGGTTCGCATCCGTCGCAATTGCCGTTCTCGGGACACTCTACGGACTTTCACTCCTCTCCCTGTTTGTTTTCGCCGCCACGCTTGCCATTGTGGTGGGCGGTGAACTCGTATGCAGGTGGGCGGAAGGACCGCGATCCTATCTACTGTATATCATCGGGGCTGCCGTCGGCGGGCTTTCCGTGATGCTGTATCTCGGTTCGGAATCACCGCTTGTCATCAGCACCGGAGTGCTCGTCGCCGCCCTGTTCAAGTCCGCCGTGGGCAATCGCGAGGATTCGCTCCTGATCTCCGGTCTGGGTGTCGCGATGACGATGTTTCTGTTTTCCGAGATCGGATTTCGCGTTGAAACAAC
Coding sequences within it:
- a CDS encoding inosine-5'-monophosphate dehydrogenase, with product MYREKLDMPLALTFDDVLLLPAESYIEPSEANVESRFSRNISLNMPLVSSAMDTVTESAMAIALAREGGIGVIHRNMTPEREVEEVTLVKQAEDIIERDVLTVDTEATVADVDRMMNVHGISGVPVMQDDTVIGIVSRRDLRAIISRRGSDNIRTVMTKEPITVSEDITMERALEVMYTNKVERLPVTNDTGKLIGIITMQDILERHQYPHGNRDANGNLRVAAAVGPFDFSRAMLLDENGVDALVVDCAHGHNMNVVRAVKEIKASAHADVIAGNIATARAAEALVSDVDGLKVGIGPGSICTTRIVAGVGVPQITAISQVADVASPADVPVIADGGIRFSGDIAKAIAAGADSVMMGSLFAGTDESPGRVIAIKGRRYKQYRGMGSLGVMSGGESSDRYFQKKDIGLTKFVPEGVEGATPYVGNVSDVIYQLIGGLKSAMGYTGSATVRDMKAKARFIRITSAGYSESHPHNILITDEAPNYRLFE
- a CDS encoding nickel transporter, whose translation is MKIILAVDLLGGKVVHGAKGNRDTYRPLDWGCASTADPSGYVEEIAPMYLYIADLDRITGAGDNERHVRACARRVTTCWLDRGCRSPADMLIADRVINVIGTETAGRDLSLYPGGVLSLDCRDGRVIPGGEDPVALLRAAAVWPFSGCIILNLGSVGTGNGIPPADFLDALRNAYEGPLFYGGGVAEMKDLRVLDEAGFDAAIIATALHRGHIPVDLIRRGVLC
- a CDS encoding thymidylate kinase; translated protein: MLITIEGIDGSGKSSLLSALKEDLRDLSPLFTREPGATWIGEQVRRAIAEHIDPVAEALLFAADHAAHLSTVIRPALREGRLVISDRFTDSRYAYQAVTLEGILADPHDWIAAVHSGWSVRPDRTFLLVLPVEEAVKRLSGDSLEHFERAEVLEKVQAQYFALVDADPERFVLIDALKDKNEIAGFVAGEIRNCAGPSRSHRPRV
- a CDS encoding ArsR family transcriptional regulator, which translates into the protein MLDGDDVSHFLDILGNRNRRRIIQLLRQKPCFVTEISERLMISPKAVIEHLQLMEREHILASRSDERRRKYYHLLQDFNVVIQLNQQKMPVILEHQDTRTRFSSTIGSLRRMMKLRETLISNLEYLEQDIEQAIHELAASGQDIIRSDMEINLIVVLSGYNPDISEIKEITGVSGEELQKHLANLMERGIVTRENGRYRLCE
- a CDS encoding valine--tRNA ligase, encoding MPQPKDIPKHFNFSEVEPRWQAAWRDEDNYFDPASAKPPYIIDTPPPYPTGNFHIGNAFNWCYIDFIARYKRMRGFNVMFPQGWDCHGLPTEVKVEEIHGITKNDVPRDRFREMCRELTLQNIEKMRTTMRRCAFSIDWSNEYITMLPAYYKKTQLSFLRMLRDGKIYQSEHPVNFCTRCETAIAFAEVSYEERDTKLNYFSFDGVEIATSRPELLAACVAVAVHPDDKRYTGLRGKRLKVPLFSHDVPVIADDAVDPSFGSGAVMICTFGDKQDVHWWKQHDLELRKAIDRQGKMTATAAPYTGMTANDCRERILADMKEQGILLRQEDLNQRVGTCWRCKTPIEILSERQWFVRIEPEAILEAAGKISWIPEHMFIRLENWVRQMEWDWCISRQRIFATPIPVWFCADCGTMILPAENALPVDPVSDKPRDPCPACGSSEVRGEEDVLDTWMDSSISVLNITGWNGTGMPDIFPAQLRPQGHDIIRTWAFYTILRSVALTGSYPWNDILINGMVLGDDGFKMSKSRGNIIAPEEILNDHGADAFRQWSAGGASTGSDITFSWNDVIAASRFQTKIWNISRFVLGQLGTETGETGTVTELADRWMLCRLSDTIRDVTDAMDRFQFDRALRTIREFAWNVIADDYIELVKGRLYTDDPSRTSATEALWIALDALCRMLAPIAPYFAEECYQYFGKGSVHNQPWVDFSYSDPDAGPAGDLLVKVVAEVRRYKHDGGLALNAPMGAVTVYAPGHIDDAGDAGRALNATVLWKHEEPKLERVVTGIDFDMSVIGPAFRKKAKAVMDAVKALPPDSILNPPRTIAMDGEELALPENAFSPKFTFMLEGEEVDVLTLGDGVIVTVRHSS